The following are encoded in a window of Fervidicoccaceae archaeon genomic DNA:
- the pth2 gene encoding peptidyl-tRNA hydrolase Pth2 produces MKQVIAARKDLRMGAGKLAVQVAHASVSCILLIIESKNEAWNEWLRAWVKEGQKKIVVKVSSQKELGILYERALSMGLPASFISDAGLTQLEPGTATAVGIGPAPDDAVDRITGDLKLY; encoded by the coding sequence ATGAAGCAGGTAATTGCTGCGAGAAAGGATCTGAGGATGGGGGCTGGAAAGCTCGCTGTCCAGGTTGCCCATGCAAGCGTTTCATGCATTCTTCTCATAATAGAATCTAAAAATGAGGCTTGGAATGAGTGGCTGAGGGCATGGGTTAAGGAGGGGCAGAAGAAGATTGTTGTGAAGGTAAGCAGTCAGAAGGAGCTTGGCATTCTCTATGAGAGGGCTTTAAGCATGGGGCTTCCGGCATCATTCATAAGCGATGCAGGATTGACCCAGCTTGAGCCTGGAACTGCAACAGCTGTTGGAATAGGGCCAGCTCCAGACGATGCTGTGGATAGAATAACTGGAGATCTTAAGCTCTACTAG
- a CDS encoding zinc finger domain-containing protein: MQTSYPSTRISLHDTVKTRTCTSCRKTIPPDEKPVIFLCPNCGKVEIIRCNMCRKQGVKYTCPVCGFTGP, translated from the coding sequence ATGCAAACAAGCTATCCATCAACGAGGATAAGCCTGCATGATACAGTTAAGACAAGGACATGCACGAGCTGCAGGAAAACAATTCCTCCTGATGAGAAGCCAGTTATATTTCTCTGCCCCAACTGCGGAAAGGTGGAAATAATAAGGTGCAACATGTGCAGAAAGCAGGGAGTGAAGTACACTTGCCCAGTGTGCGGATTCACTGGTCCATGA
- a CDS encoding transcription elongation factor NusA produces MSKIVKIPLDYICVKTGILCPRCHRLVESGKVLQEEIPVMKALIELEEDKDFKQLKDITYVRTIASRDLTVIIVKSGGVEQLLLKRAAKALSDMLGRRVQIVEQTGDLKKLASELLSPVRINGVNTVWLPDGSTEYIVRISRYELRSLPSKLEVLEEILSKMLGSPARIRAE; encoded by the coding sequence GTGTCGAAAATAGTAAAGATACCGCTTGACTACATCTGCGTCAAGACAGGGATCCTCTGCCCCCGCTGCCACAGGCTCGTGGAGAGCGGAAAGGTGCTGCAGGAGGAAATACCGGTGATGAAGGCATTAATAGAGCTTGAGGAAGACAAGGACTTCAAGCAGCTCAAGGACATAACATATGTGAGGACAATTGCATCGAGAGATCTCACCGTAATAATTGTGAAGAGCGGAGGGGTGGAGCAGCTTCTTCTGAAGAGAGCTGCTAAGGCGCTGAGCGACATGCTTGGAAGGAGGGTGCAGATAGTTGAGCAGACAGGCGATCTGAAGAAACTTGCATCGGAGCTGCTGAGTCCTGTCAGAATAAATGGAGTGAACACTGTTTGGCTCCCAGATGGAAGCACAGAGTACATAGTTAGGATAAGCCGATATGAGCTCAGATCCCTCCCCTCAAAGCTCGAGGTTCTAGAGGAGATCCTTTCAAAGATGCTTGGATCCCCAGCTAGAATAAGAGCAGAATAG
- a CDS encoding elongation factor 1-beta, which translates to MARVLASVRVYPSDSISDRGKLLDEIRKVLPEEYHILKASEEPIAFGYKALKLYITFPEDTEGGTEKLEELLRSISGIDDLEIESVSRLSSF; encoded by the coding sequence ATGGCAAGAGTTCTGGCATCGGTAAGAGTATATCCAAGCGACAGCATCAGCGATAGGGGAAAGCTGCTTGACGAGATAAGGAAGGTGCTTCCAGAGGAATACCACATACTGAAGGCCTCTGAGGAGCCCATAGCATTCGGCTACAAAGCTCTAAAGCTCTACATAACCTTCCCCGAGGATACTGAGGGGGGGACAGAGAAGCTTGAGGAGCTGCTCCGCTCAATCAGCGGAATTGATGACCTGGAAATAGAGAGCGTATCCAGGCTCAGCAGCTTCTGA